The window GACGACGGGCAGGGTGCTGGCGCTCCGATACCCGGAAGGCGAGGGCGTCCGCGTCGATAGCGGCATCGCCCAGGGGCAGCTTGTCACGACCGCATTCGATCCGATGCTGGCAAAGATCATCGTCCATGCGCCGACCCGAAGCGAGGCGATCGCGCGCGCAAGGCGGGCCATCGAGGATTTCGTCCTGCTGGGATGTGAGACCAATGCTGCTTTCCTGGGGCGTATCCTGGGGGATGAAGGCTTCAAGGCCGGCGAAGTTCACACCGGCTATCTCGACGAACATCCGGGCATCGCCAAGGGGCCCGCGCCTGACGCGGGTATCCAAAGGCAGTTATTGGCGGCGGCGGCGCTGCTGACCAGGCCGGCGCGTGACGCAGCGGATGCCATACCCTCGCTGCACGCTTCCCTCGGAAGCTGGAGAAACTGACGTGCATCACACCTTCGTCATTGGTGGCGAACCTCACGCGATCTGGCTTTCGCGTTCGCCGGAGGGATATCGCCTGGCGCTTGCCGAGGGAGGAAGTGCGGCTGTGTCGCTTGCCCAAACCCGCGGTGGCGAGGAACGTCTGACTGTTGACGGCAGCAGCGAACCCATCGCTTACGTGGTCGAGGGAGATACGGTTCACATTCATCTTCGAGGCAGATCGTATGCGGTGCGATATGTCGATCCGCTCGTTGCCCTCGCAGTCGAGGCGGACACCGCCGGACACCATATCGCCCGGGCCCCGATGCCCGGCGTCGTGGTGTCGGTGAAGGCGGTCGTTGGCGAACGGGTGGTGGCAGGCACCGTGGTCGCCGTCATCGAGAGCATGAAGCTCGAAACGGCGATTCGCGCGGCACAGGACGGCATCGTCGAGAAAATTCATGTCACGGCAGGGGAGAGTTTCGATCGCGATGCGGCCCTGGTGACGCTCTCCCGGGAGGCTAGTTGAAATGCAGCGCGTCAGCTCCCTGATCGACACGCGCGACGACGACTATCGCGCCAACGACCGCCACAACCGGCGCCTCGCCTCCGACCTGAAGGAACGCCAGAATGTCGCGCGGCTCGTCCGCCCCGAACGTGACAGGGAACGGCTTCGTCGTCAGAACAAGATGTTCGTTCGCGACCGCATCGAGGCGTTGCTCGACCCGGGAACGCCGTTTCTGGAGCTTTCGACGCTGGCGGGGAACATGGCCTATGACGGCGAGGTTCCGGGCGCGGCCCAGGTAACGGGCATCGGCATCGTATCCGGCAAGGAAGTCATCGTTCACGCCGACGACGCCAGCGTCAAAGGCGGCGCGTGGTATCCCCTGTCGGTCAAAAAGATCGTGCGGGCACTCGATATCGCGATCGAAAACCACCTTCCGGTCGTTCATCTCTGCGACAGCGCGGGTGGCTTTCTGCCGCTGCAGGCCGAATTCTTCGCAGACCGTTATTTCGCCGGGCGCATCTTCCGCAACCAGTCCATCCTGTCGAAGATGGGCGTGCCCCAGGTCGCGGTGGTGATGGGCCATTGCACCGCCGGCGGCGCCTACATTCCCGCGCTCAGTGACTACAACATCATTGTTCGTGGCACCGGAGCAATTTTCCTCGGGGGCCCACCGCTTGTGAAAGCGGCGACCGGCGAGGAAGTGACCGTCGAGGAACTGGGCGGCGCCGACATGCATACCAGCGTATCGGGAACCGGAGACTATGCGGCATCCTCCGAGCTGCATGCGATCGCGATCGCCCGGGATATTGTCGAACGGTTTCGACGGCCTGAAAAGGCAGGGGTCGACTGGATCGAGCCGGAGCCGCCGGCGTATGATCCGGAACAACTCTACGGCATTATCCCCCGGGATCCCCGGGTGCAGTTTGATATGCGCGAGGTGATCGCGCGCATGGTGGATGGCAGCCGCTTTCACGAATACCAGCCGCGCTATGGTCAATCGCTGATCTGCGGCTTTGCGCGCGTGCATGGCTATCAGATCGGAATACTTGCTAACAACGGCGTGCTGTTCAACGACAGCTCGCTGAAAGGCGCGCATTTCATCCAGCTTTGCGACAAGAACCGGACGCCGCTGCTGTTTCTGCAGAACATCACCGGCTTCATGGTCGGACGCGAGTACGAGCGGCGCGGCATCACCAAGGACGGCGCGAAGCTGATTATGGCAGTGGCCGGTGCGTCCGTTCCGAAATTTACGGTGGTCTGCAACGGATCTTACGGCGCTGGAACCTACGGCATGTCGGGACGTGCCTTCGACCCGCGGTTCATGTTTTCCTGGCCTCAGTCCCAGGTTTCGGTGATGGGCGCCGAGCAGGCGGCCGGTGTCCTGACCGATGTGAAACTGCGGCAACTCGCCCGCAGCGGCCTGCAATTGTCCGAACAGGAGACCTCGGCCATTCGCGATCCGGTTCTGGAAGACTATCGGCGCCAATCGAGCGCCTATTACGCCACATCGGAAATCTGGGACGACGGCATCCTAGATCCGGTCGACACCCGCAATGCCATCGGCATCTCGCTGAGCGCAGCTCTCAACGCGCCGATTGCCTCGCCACACTACGGTGTGTTCCGAATGTAGGATGAAGGATTCACTCGATGGTCGATCAGCCCGATAAGCGCGCCGCTTATAACGACTCAGCAGTCCGGATTTCCGCGAACCAAATTCCTGACCGGCCGCTCCTGGCGGATATTGTTGATTTAGTCGCCGCGTTGCATTCGAGCCGGTCCTTTCCGGTCCCACGTCTATTTATAGAGGCGATGTTTCTAATCCGGGCCGTTCATGGAGGCCTCAGCCCCTTGATCGTGTGCATCGTCATGCCCCCAGAGGGCAGACGGCCGGCATCGGTCGAAGCTTTGCGAGCTTTCTCAGGTTTTGGGCGGTGGCGGCGAGGAGGAATTCGTCTCGTGCGCCGTTGGGGCCGCGCAATCTGAGGCGACCGAGTCTAAGGATGCGCTTGAGATGGGCGAACAGCATCTCGATCTTCTTCCGGCGATGCCGCGAACGTTCGTAGGCCGGCGTGTTTGCCAGAGCTCGGACGACATCACGAGCATCTTCGTCGAGGTCACGCGGCACTTTGCGCTGCGGCGTGTTCGGACAGCACTTCGCCTTGAGGGCGCAGCCCTGGCAATCAGACTTGCTCGATCGGTATAGCCGCGTTCCGTCTTTGGTGATGCCCGAGCGCGGCGTCGCGAAGGTTCGCCTGAACTGCACCAGCAAATTGCCCTGTGGGCAGGTGTAGTGGTTGCGTTCAGCGTCGAAGACGAAGTCGGATCGCGAGAAGGTGCCGTCGGTCCGGTTGGACTTGTCGAACACCGGGATGTGCGGTTCGATCTGCCGCTCCTTGACCAGCCAGGCCAGGTTCGCAGCCGAGCCATAGGCGCTGTCGGCAGCAAGGTACCGGGGCCTGAGGCCAAAGCGTTTGGTGGTTCGATCGATCATAGTGCGTGAGGCTCCGACCTCCGCCTGGCGGATGGCTCGGCTGGCTTCGACGTCGAGAATGACAGCGTTCTCCGTGTCGATCAGGTAGTTGGTTGCGTAGGCGAAGAAGGCGTGCCCCTTATGGGCGCCGGTCCACTGCGCGGCTGGATCCGAAGGCGAGATGAACTTCGGCGTCACCTCGCTGGCAGCGCCGAAAGCAGCATCGTCCAGGGTTGCCAGATACTCGCGAACAGCCTGCCCGGCATCGGCGCCAAGGTCATCGACCCGCCACTGATCTCCGGGGATGGACCGCTGCTTGTTGGCATCGGCTGCGATCAGGCTCGCGTCCACCGCGAACCCCTCACCGCCAACAAGACCTTCGCGCAGGCACCGCCCCACCACCGCCTCGAACAAATGCCGCAGGATATCACTCTGCCGGAACCGGCCATGGCGGTTGCGCGAGAAGGTGGAGTGGTCCGGCACCTTGCCGTCGAGCCCCAGACGACAAAACCAGCGATAGGCCAGGTTGAGATGGACCTCATCGCACAGCCGCCGTTCGGATCGGATGCCCATGCAATAGCCGACGATCAGCATCCGCATCATCAGCTCAGGATCAATCGAGGGGCGGCCAATGGTGCTGTAGAACGGCTTTAGTTCCGAGCGCACCGTCTCAAGTTCGAGGAACTGGTCGATGCGACGAAGCAGGTGATCGCCGGGAACGTGGTCATCGAGGCAGAAATCGTAGAACAGCCGTGCCGGCGACGTCTGCATCCCCATCATCGTCCTGCCCCTCCGCAAAGCAACACAAGGATGGAATCACGCCGGCCAACGTTGATCAACCGCAAACTAAATCAACACAATCGGCGCAAAGCTGCCGCTCCCGGGCATTTCCGTTCTTGCGGTGCCGGGTCAACGGTGTACGCAAGCAGGCGTTAAATCTCTCTGCTGGGGTTCAAATTGCAAGGTCTCACGGTTCATCCCCAAAAGCTTCCGCCAAGTCGGTTGCCGAGTTCGAGACGTTCGTGTCGGTTGCTTCTTTGCGGCCTGGGTTTGCTGATGTCGCTGAGCGTACAGCAGTACACGATCGGAAGTTCGCGGCGCGTGTTGAATGGTTGAATGGACACTAGGATTCCAGCCCAGACTCGCGTCGTGGATCAAAAACCGTTGGCCTGCAGTAACTTCGCGAGCAGCCACGGCGGTCGTGTCGGCGCACTGTGGACCATCGTTGTGGACCATTCAAGCCGCGGCGGGACCAAAGCCACCTCGGGCGGCTAGGGCCGGCGAGGGAGCTCCATCTTACCGAAGCTGGTAGATGATCGAGCTGTCCTGATGTCGCGTTCGGGTGACCCCAGCGGGGCGGCTCGCGAGCGTCCCATATGCCTCCCGACGACGGCTTCGCCAAACACACCCGTTATCTCAGCTTTGCACGCAATTACTGCGTCTACGTGTGGCGCGATCCTAGATGTCCGACGTTAGAATAGCCGAGCACTTCGATCGCAATTGCTCGCCGTCCGTCAGACGCTGGCAGGAGGGTTTTGACCTTTTCGGATGAGGTCTGAGGTTTTGTCCAAAGGCTTCGCGACCGGCGGCTTCTGGCGGCGGATATTGTTGATTTAGTCGCCGCGTTGCATTCGAGCCGGTCCTTTCCGGTCCCACGTCTATTTATAGAGGCGATGTTTCTAATCCGGGCCGTTCATGGAGGCCTCAGCCCCTTGATCGTGTGCATCGTCATGCCCCCAGAGGGCAGACGGCCGGCATCGGTCGAAGCTTTGCGAGCTTTCTCAGGTTTTGGGCGGTGGCGGCGAGGAGGAATTCGTCTCGTGCGCCGTTGGGGCCGCGCAATCTGAGGCGACCGAGTCTAAGGATGCGCTTGAGATGGGCGAACAGCATCTCGATCTTCTTCCGGCGATGCCGCGAACGTTCGTAGGCCGGCGTGTTTGCCAGAGCTCGGACGACATCACGAGCATCTTCGTCGAGGTCACGCGGCACTTTGCGCTGCGGCGTGTTCGGACAGCACTTCGCCTTGAGGGCGCAGCCCTGGCAATCAGACTTGCTCGATCGGTATAGCCGCGTTCCGTCTTTGGTGATGCCCGAGCGCGGCGTCGCGAAGGTTCGCCTGAACTGCACCAGCAAATTGCCCTGTGGGCAGGTGTAGTGGTTGCGTTCAGCGTCGAAGACGAAGTCGGATCGCGAGAAGGTGCCGTCGGTCCGGTTGGACTTGTCGAACACCGGGATGTGCGGTTCGATCTGCCGCTCCTTGACCAGCCAGGCCAGGTTCGCAGCCGAGCCATAGGCGCTGTCGGCAGCAAGGTACCGGGGCCCGAAGGCGAGATGAACTTCGGCGTCACCTCGCTGGCAGCGCCGAAAGCAGCATCGTCCAGGGTTGCCAGATACTCGCGAACAGCCTGCCCGGCATCGGCGCCAAGGTCATCGACCCGCCACTGATCTCCGGGGATGGACCGCTGCTTGTTGGCATCGGCTGCGATCAGGCTCGCGTCCACCGCGAACCCCTCACCGCCAACAAGACCTTCGCGCAGGCACCGCCCCACCACCGCCTCGAACAAATGCCGCAGGATATCACTCTGCCGGAACCGGCCATGGCGGTTGCGCGAGAAGGTGGAGTGGTCCGGCACCTTGCCGTCGAGCCCCAGACGACAAAACCAGCGATAGGCCAGGTTGAGATGGACCTCATCGCACAGCCGCCGTTCGGATCGGATGCCCATGCAATAGCCGACGATCAGCATCCGCATCATCAGCTCAGGATCAATCGAGGGGCGGCCAATGGTGCTGTAGAACGGCTTTAGTTCCGAGCGCACCGTCTCAAGTTCGAGGAACTGGTCGATGCGACGAAGCAGGTGATCGCCGGGAACGTGGTCATCGAGGCAGAAATCGTAGAACAGCCGTGCCGGCGACGTCTGCATCCCCATCATCGTCCTGCCCCTCCGCAAAGCAACACAAGGATGGAATCACGCCGGCCAACGTTGATCAACCGCAAACTAAATCAACACAATCGGCGCAAAGCGGCCACTGGCACGCCCGATGTCCTCGACATCGGTTGAAATTTGCGCTTGGCACGCTTGAGTCTGAATCGATATCCCCCGCAGGGGGCGTGCCATTTGCTGAATTATATCATCTCGCCTACACGTCGCTTGCTGCTTGCCTCAGTAATGCAATTTCGGCCCGGCTCGGGAATGACGGCGTCGTATTGAGCCGTGTCACGGAATGCGAAGCAGCCGCAACCGCAACTTTCACGGCAGTCGTGATCGTCATCCCGTTGACGACAAGACCTGCCAATGTCCCTACGAATACGTCACCGGCACCGGCGCTGTCCACGGCAACGACTTTCGGTGCGTCTACTACAGTTTCGCTTCCGCCGGAAATTATCAGTGCCCCGCGCTCACCCAGCGTGACGATCGCCGTCGCTATGCCACGGGTCCGGAACGCCGCGGCGAGTGATGACGAGCCCTGTGTCAGCAGTTCGGCCTCGCCCTCATTGGCGATGACGATGTCGAAGAGCGCAAGAAGATTGCCCATATCCGAAGCGATGGGCGCTGTATTCAGAATGCGGAGGGCGCCGCGCGCCTGCGCTTCGCGGGCCGCCGCTTCCGTCGAATCTGCCGACAGATTTCCCTGCATCAGAAGGACGTCACCCGGCATCAAGGCGCGGCATAAATCCCGCGCCTGATCAGATGTGATCGCGCGCGCGCATGCGGCGCTGCTGACGATGACGTTCTCGCCGCCGGTCGCCACCCAGATCGCCGACATATCCGTCGGCGCGTCGCATGGTAGCCAGTGTGCTTCGAGGCCGGCCTCATCGCGCAAGGCGGCGGCGACGAAGGCGGCATCGGCATCGCGCCCCACCGGTGCGGCAAGGCGCGTCGCAGCCCCGGTGCGCGACGCGGCGACGGCCTGGTTCAGGCCCTTGCCGCCGGCGCAGCGCGTGGTGCTGTCGGCCAGCAGGGTTTCGCCGGGCCGCGGCAGACGCGCGACGCGCTGGATCACGTCGAGGGTCGCATTGCCGAGCACCAGCACGCGGCTCATGGGTGCGCCTTGCGCACAACGGCCATGAAGGCGGCGAGCCTGACCGGA is drawn from Nitrobacteraceae bacterium AZCC 2146 and contains these coding sequences:
- a CDS encoding biotin carboxyl carrier protein (product_source=COG0511; cath_funfam=2.40.50.100; cog=COG0511; pfam=PF00364; superfamily=51230), producing the protein MHHTFVIGGEPHAIWLSRSPEGYRLALAEGGSAAVSLAQTRGGEERLTVDGSSEPIAYVVEGDTVHIHLRGRSYAVRYVDPLVALAVEADTAGHHIARAPMPGVVVSVKAVVGERVVAGTVVAVIESMKLETAIRAAQDGIVEKIHVTAGESFDRDAALVTLSREAS
- a CDS encoding transposase (product_source=COG3666; cog=COG3666; pfam=PF05598,PF13751), with product MMGMQTSPARLFYDFCLDDHVPGDHLLRRIDQFLELETVRSELKPFYSTIGRPSIDPELMMRMLIVGYCMGIRSERRLCDEVHLNLAYRWFCRLGLDGKVPDHSTFSRNRHGRFRQSDILRHLFEAVVGRCLREGLVGGEGFAVDASLIAADANKQRSIPGDQWRVDDLGADAGQAVREYLATLDDAAFGAASEVTPKFISPSDPAAQWTGAHKGHAFFAYATNYLIDTENAVILDVEASRAIRQAEVGASRTMIDRTTKRFGLRPRYLAADSAYGSAANLAWLVKERQIEPHIPVFDKSNRTDGTFSRSDFVFDAERNHYTCPQGNLLVQFRRTFATPRSGITKDGTRLYRSSKSDCQGCALKAKCCPNTPQRKVPRDLDEDARDVVRALANTPAYERSRHRRKKIEMLFAHLKRILRLGRLRLRGPNGARDEFLLAATAQNLRKLAKLRPMPAVCPLGA
- a CDS encoding 3-methylcrotonyl-CoA carboxylase beta subunit (product_source=KO:K01969; cath_funfam=3.90.226.10; cog=COG4799; ko=KO:K01969; pfam=PF01039; superfamily=52096), with the translated sequence MQRVSSLIDTRDDDYRANDRHNRRLASDLKERQNVARLVRPERDRERLRRQNKMFVRDRIEALLDPGTPFLELSTLAGNMAYDGEVPGAAQVTGIGIVSGKEVIVHADDASVKGGAWYPLSVKKIVRALDIAIENHLPVVHLCDSAGGFLPLQAEFFADRYFAGRIFRNQSILSKMGVPQVAVVMGHCTAGGAYIPALSDYNIIVRGTGAIFLGGPPLVKAATGEEVTVEELGGADMHTSVSGTGDYAASSELHAIAIARDIVERFRRPEKAGVDWIEPEPPAYDPEQLYGIIPRDPRVQFDMREVIARMVDGSRFHEYQPRYGQSLICGFARVHGYQIGILANNGVLFNDSSLKGAHFIQLCDKNRTPLLFLQNITGFMVGREYERRGITKDGAKLIMAVAGASVPKFTVVCNGSYGAGTYGMSGRAFDPRFMFSWPQSQVSVMGAEQAAGVLTDVKLRQLARSGLQLSEQETSAIRDPVLEDYRRQSSAYYATSEIWDDGILDPVDTRNAIGISLSAALNAPIASPHYGVFRM
- a CDS encoding ribokinase (product_source=KO:K00852; cath_funfam=3.40.1190.20; cog=COG0524; ko=KO:K00852; pfam=PF00294; superfamily=53613; tigrfam=TIGR02152) encodes the protein MSRVLVLGNATLDVIQRVARLPRPGETLLADSTTRCAGGKGLNQAVAASRTGAATRLAAPVGRDADAAFVAAALRDEAGLEAHWLPCDAPTDMSAIWVATGGENVIVSSAACARAITSDQARDLCRALMPGDVLLMQGNLSADSTEAAAREAQARGALRILNTAPIASDMGNLLALFDIVIANEGEAELLTQGSSSLAAAFRTRGIATAIVTLGERGALIISGGSETVVDAPKVVAVDSAGAGDVFVGTLAGLVVNGMTITTAVKVAVAAASHSVTRLNTTPSFPSRAEIALLRQAASDV
- a CDS encoding transposase (product_source=COG3666; cog=COG3666; pfam=PF05598); translated protein: MMGMQTSPARLFYDFCLDDHVPGDHLLRRIDQFLELETVRSELKPFYSTIGRPSIDPELMMRMLIVGYCMGIRSERRLCDEVHLNLAYRWFCRLGLDGKVPDHSTFSRNRHGRFRQSDILRHLFEAVVGRCLREGLVGGEGFAVDASLIAADANKQRSIPGDQWRVDDLGADAGQAVREYLATLDDAAFGAASEVTPKFISPSGPGTLLPTAPMARLRTWPGWSRSGRSNRTSRCSTSPTGPTAPSRDPTSSSTLNATTTPAHRAICWCSSGEPSRRRARASPKTERGYTDRASLIARAAPSRRSAVRTRRSAKCRVTSTKMLVMSSELWQTRRPTNVRGIAGRRSRCCSPISSASLDSVASDCAAPTAHETNSSSPPPPKT